From Erigeron canadensis isolate Cc75 chromosome 8, C_canadensis_v1, whole genome shotgun sequence, one genomic window encodes:
- the LOC122610843 gene encoding LOW QUALITY PROTEIN: MLP-like protein 423 (The sequence of the model RefSeq protein was modified relative to this genomic sequence to represent the inferred CDS: deleted 2 bases in 1 codon; substituted 1 base at 1 genomic stop codon) has product MATTMGKLDVQVKVKSNADKFWNSILDSANIFPKVSSDFFDSIQVLEGDGXKSVGSIRLVNFGQGLVGDMMQYYKSFKGSIEVIPEGEGSLVKWVCEFEKASEEVPNPDRLKDFLAKHFKDIDDYLLKT; this is encoded by the exons aTGGCAACTACCATGGGGAAGCTTGATGTTCAAGTGAAGGTGAAGTCTAATGCTGACAAGTTCTGGAACAGCATCTTGGACTCTGCCAACATTTTCCCTAAAGTATCTTCTGATTTCTTCGATAGTATTCAAGTTCTTGAAGGCGATGGA TGAAAGAGTGTTGGATCCATACgcttggtcaactttggtcaag GATTGGTGGGGGATATGATGCAATACTACAAGAGTTTCAAGGGTAGTATTGAAGTGATTCCAGAGGGAGAAGGAAGCCTTGTGAAATGGGTTTGTGAGTTTGAGAAAGCAAGTGAAGAGGTTCCTAATCCTGACAGGCTCAAAGACTTCCTTGCCAAGCATTTCAAGGATATTGATGACTATCTACTTAAAACATAG
- the LOC122610069 gene encoding WAT1-related protein At5g40230-like: MKEYIGMVGTQVAQVLLMIFSKAAIADGMSSYSFIFYSNALASLILLPLSLFFNSSPNNPPLSFNVLCGFFIVGLFGFLAQISGYTGVSLSSATLGTTLLNLIPGFTFILAIFCGMEAANIKSATTQAKFIGTVVSIAGAVIMTLYQGPPILSSTLESELTKNLLVQPSNWVLGGILLSVDALFASMYIVSQAFVLKKHPSVIKLMFSYCFVCTILSVIASLVVGADLSGFNIQPRNRLLSVLYSGVFGYAFQVTVQSWCVQKRGPLFVAMFHPVGIVISNLIGVVFLGDGFYLGGLLGSIIVVIGFYTVMWGKAKEKKTLEVNLGGSSKMGDEVAPLLQDVEEQITSPSP; the protein is encoded by the exons atgaaaGAATACATAGGAATGGTGGGAACACAGGTGGCACAAGTGTTGCTAATGATATTCAGCAAGGCAGCCATTGCAGATGGCATGTCAAGCTACTCCTTCATTTTCTACTCAAATGCACTTGCTTCCCTTATCCTTCTTCCCCTTTCCCTCTTTTTCAACAG TTCACCAAATAATCCTCCACTTAGCTTTAATGTGCTATGTGGATTTTTCATTGTTGGCCTTTTTGG TTTTTTGGCACAGATATCTGGTTATACTGGTGTGTCATTATCTTCTGCTACTCTTGGAACCACATTGCTCAATCTCATACCTGGTTTTACTTTCATACTTGCCATCTTTTGTGG GATGGAAGCTGCCAACATTAAAAGCGCAACCACGCAGGCAAAATTTATTGGCACTGTAGTGTCAATTGCAGGGGCCGTAATCATGACTCTTTACCAAGGCCCCCCAATTCTTTCATCTACTTTAGAATCAGAACTCACAAAGAATCTTCTCGTGCAACCATCAAATTGGGTGCTTGGAGGAATCCTCTTATCAGTTGACGCTCTCTTTGCTTCCATGTATATCGTTTCTCAG GCATTTGTCCTTAAGAAACACCCTTCAGTGATCAAGCTGATGTTCTCTTACTGCTTTGTTTGCACTATCTTATCAGTTATAGCTTCTTTGGTTGTGGGAGCTGACTTGAGTGGTTTTAATATACAGCCTAGGAATAGGTTGCTTTCTGTCCTCTACTCG GGGGTTTTCGGATATGCTTTTCAAGTAACGGTTCAATCATGGTGTGTACAAAAGAGAGGCCCATTGTTTGTTGCTATGTTTCATCCGGTGGGAATTGTGATCTCGAATTTGATTGGAGTCGTCTTCTTAGGCGATGGTTTCTATCTTGGAGg TTTGTTAGGAtcaattattgttgttattgggTTTTATACTGTGATGTGGGGGAAAGCCAAAGAAAAGAAGACTCTGGAAGTAAACTTGGGTGGGAGCTCAAAGATGGGCGATGAAGTGGCCCCTCTCTTGCAAGATGTGGAGGAGCAGATTACATCTCCCTCGCCATAA